In Fusarium oxysporum f. sp. lycopersici 4287 chromosome 6, whole genome shotgun sequence, a single window of DNA contains:
- a CDS encoding hypothetical protein (At least one base has a quality score < 10) gives MEARSEAIRAPAMSLRSRSPTQRYYGATSVCSITPRDSTLHTSKDNSIFQSFGKDFKISIGLKECARRILRLNTLPSQATSKKKLQGDPQHGHPNCTANERVTLNQHTGGLNCASSATTPSCTAIVTTDGGHVQGGGAKIQQQSRPALHVFGHRRSAEKQPLFKTVHFGPDLEYVRYFSSADKPLTIDTSSSFPRRLNGKSLHLTSPMRIRRESRWMSESKDSISLVVAWLSMSLSW, from the exons ATGGAGGCAAGATCAGAAGCCATAAGAGCCCCGGCAATGTCACTACGATCGCGTAGTCCAACCCAACGATATTATGGTGCGACGTCAGTTTGTTCGATCACTCCAAGAGATTCAACGTTACATACCTCCAAAGATAATAGTATCTTCCAATCTTTTGGCAAGGATTTTAAGATTTCAATAGGCTTGAAAGAATGCGCCAGGCGGATTTTGCGATTAAATACCCTGCCATCACAAGCCACTTCGAAAAAGAAGCTCCAGGGCGACCCTCAACATGGGCATCCCAATTGTACTGCAAACGAAAGGGTCACATTGAATCAACACACTGGAGGACTGAACTGTGCTTCCTCTGCGACGACGCCCAGTTGCACGGCGATTGTTACAACTGATGGAGGTCACGTCCAAGGAGGGGGAGCAAAGATACAGCAACAGTCACGTCCGGCTCTGCATGTATTCGGTCATCGTCGTAGCGCCGAAAAGCAGCCTTTGTTCAAGACTGTTCATTTTGGCCCAGATTTGGAGTATGTACGCTACTTTTCGAGCGCCGACAAACCACTGACAATCGACACAAGTTCATCATTT CCTCGTCGCCTCAATGGGAAATCTTTACACCTAACTTCCCCGATGAGGATTCGACGCGAAAGTCGATGGATGTCAGAGTCCAAAGACTCTATTTCTCTAGTCGTCGCATGGCTCTCTATGTCCTTATCGTGGTAG
- a CDS encoding CMGC/CDK/CDC2 protein kinase, which produces MLARTIIWRARRGALYQVHRRAYASTALIPEQIKVVQSTIPALEKHGLEITTLFYRQLLNKHPELKNIFNTAHQDTGEQPAALAHAVWAYAANIENPEAMKAAISRIGHKHASLGVTADQYPIVGQGLLSAIKQILGDEVNSRVLDAWDAAYYQLAEYFITFEEGLYREAMATPGGWNGWRKFFISDKVRESEEIISFHLMPADKGALPSYKPGQFVSIRCFVPELGTYQPRQYSLSDVPNGKYFQISVKREFASDIKPAGRVSNVLHELLPEGSEVDISMPFGDFVLDINAITPVVFISGGVGLTPMMAMLKKITQEGKPRKVVFIHAARNSRVHAMKDTLIEIVRDHPEVTRLVYYEQVEEDDILGLDYDHEGRVDLAEVKHKVILPEANYYICGPQAFMNSQSKALRDLGVDEKHIRMEAINAEGQAIPPFIIGTGQYHLANWYRESSLPGDWAIATSPNGWTDNETGLEWLKHFDRCTTKQSKNRYRLLILDRHESHHSVDFERYYKANKIITLCMPPHLSHLLQPLDVGCFGPLKKAYGREVEHLIRCSLTHVSKTDFFPAFYAAHQAAITESNIRGGGLRGSGLVPLDLESVISKLDVQLRTPTPIEEEASLPDLWVPKTPKTVLEATSQSEYLERRIRRHQDSSPASNVNALKSFSKGTKAIMHQIALLKSENQILRQANETLSKRRRAKKSRLRNRGKMTVGACGAIFKASDLANGGRIVALKKIHLEAEGEGVPSTSIREISLLKELQHPNILRLLNIIHADYHKLYLVFEFLDIDLKRYMETLPVSDGGRGKVLPEGSSAYLMQLGMNDTVVRKFMYQLCAGVNYCHSHRILHRDLKPANLLIDKEGNLKLADFGLARAFGVPLRPYTHDVVTLWYRAPELLLGAKQYSTGVDMWSVGCIFAEMCVRKPLFPGDSEIDEIFKIFRTLGTPTEDVWPGVTSYRDFKSSFPKWQRNYDQALCNNLNKAGLELLDMTLIYNPAGRISAKQACNHPYFEGFVA; this is translated from the exons ATGCTGGCTCGGACCATCATCTGGCGTGCTAGACGCGGGGCGCTCTATCAGGTGCATCGAAGAGCGTATGCCTCGACGGCGCTGATTCCGGAGCAGATCAAAGTCGTCCAATCGACCATCCCCGCACTGGAAAAACACGGCCTCGAAATTACAACGCTCTTCTATCGCCAATTGCTCAATAAACACcctgagctcaagaacatcttTAACACAGCCCATCAAGATACAGGCGAGCAGCCAGCCGCCCTCGCGCACGCCGTGTGGGCATATGCCGCCAATATTGAGAACCCTGAAGCCATGAAGGCAGCTATTTCCCGCATTGGACATAAACATGCGAGCTTGGGAGTTACTGCGGACCAATATCCCATCGTCGGCCAAGGGTTACTCTCGGCGATCAAGCAAATCCTCGGGGATGAAGTTAATTCAAGGGTCTTGGATGCTTGGGATGCTGCATACTACCAGCTCGCTGAGTATTTCATTACTTTTGAGGAAGGATTGTATCGAGAGGCCATGGCGACACCCGGCGGCTGGAACGGATGGCGCAAATTCTTCATCTCTGACAAAGTGAGAGAGAGCGAGGAAATCATCTCATTCCATCTCATGCCAGCCGACAAGGGAGCTTTGCCATCCTACAAGCCTGGCCAGTTTGTCAGTATCCGATGCTTTGTGCCTGAGCTTGGGACATACCAACCCCGGCAATATAGTCTGTCTGACGTACCAAATGGAAAGTATTTTCAAATTTCCGTTAAAAGAGAATTCGCATCGGATATAAAACCGGCCGGCCGAGTATCCAATGTCCTTCACGAGTTGCTGCCGGAGGGGTCGGAGGTGGATATCAGCATGCCATTTGGTGATTTCGTCTTGGACATCAATGCTATAACGCCCGTGGTGTTTATTAGCGGAGGAGTTGGACTGACACCTATGATGGcaatgctgaagaagataaCGCAGGAAGGTAAACCGAGGAAAGTGGTATTCATCCATGCCGCACGCAACTCACGCGTCCATGCTATGAAAGACACCCTCATCGAGATTGTGAGAGACCATCCGGAAGTCACCCGCCTTGTTTACTATGAgcaggttgaagaagacgatatACTAGGGCTTGATTACGACCATGAGGGGCGCGTGGACCTTGCAGAGGTTAAGCATAAGGTGATTCTGCCAGAAGCGAATTACTACATCTGCGGGCCACAGGCGTTTATGAATTCTCAGAGCAAGGCACTTCGGGATCTGGGTGTTGATGAGAAACACATTCGCATGGAG GCGATCAATGCCGAGGGCCAAGCGATCCCGCCGTTCATCATAGGTAcgggccaatatcacctcgccaactggtaccgagaaagcaGCCTCCCGGgcgattgggctattgcGACGAGCCCTaatggctggacagataaCGAGACAGGCctcgagtggctaaagcacttcGACCGGTGTACTACCAAGCAATCAAAGAATCGCTATCGTCTCCTGATCCTCGACAGacacgaaagtcaccactcggtcgactttgagagatattACAAGGCAAATAAAATCATCACGCTTTGTATGCCGCCTCATTtgtctcatctacttcaaCCTCTTGATgtcgggtgctttgggccgctcaaaaaggcatatggtcgagaagTAGAGCATCTGATTAGGTGCTCTCTAACCCACGTTTCAAAGACGGACTTCTTTCCGGCATTTTATGCCGCCCACCAAGCCGCTATAACTGAAAGTAATATCAGGGGGGGGGGGCTTAGAGGGTCCGGGCTTGTTCCTTTAGACCTGGAAAGTGTTATAtcgaagcttgatgtgcagctacgaACTCCAACGCCaatcgaggaggaggctagCCTTCCCGACCTTTGGGTGCCCAAGACGCCAAAGACTGTCCTCGAGGCCActtctcagtctgaataccttgAAAGACGAATCAGAAGGCACCAGGACAGCTCTCCAGCATCTAATGTTAATGCGCTCAAGTCATTTTCTAAGGGAACGAAGGCGATAATGCATCAGATAGCATTATTAAAGTCTGAGAATCAGATCCTTCGACAGGCAAATGAGACTCTTAGCAAAAGGCGCAGAGCAAAAAAAAGCCGCCTACGTAATAGAGGAAAGATGACTGTAG GTGCCTGTGGTGCTATTTTCAAGGCTAGTGACCTTGCAAATGGGGGACGAATTGTCGCATTGAAAAAAATCCATCTTGAAGCCGAGGGCGAGGGCGTACCGAGCACTTCCATCCGGGAGATTTCTCTCCTCAAGGAACTGCAGCACCCAAACATCTTGCGCCTTCTTAACATCATTCACGCAGATTACCACAAGCTTTACCTCGTTTTCGAATTCCTTGATATCGACCTGAAAAGGTACATGGAGACCTTACCGGTCAGTGACGGTGGACGAGGCAAGGTGCTTCCGGAGGGATCATCGGCATACCTCATGCAACTAGGTATGAACGACACGGTGGTCAGAAAATTCATGTACCAGCTTTGTGCTGGCGTTAATTACTGCCACTCCCACCGTATCTTGCACCGAGATCTGAAGCCCGCTAATCTCCTCATCGACAAGGAAGGAAATCTCAAGTTAGCCGATTTTGGGTTGGCACGAGCGTTTGGTGTGCCTCTGCGCCCATACACTCATGATGTCGTGACGCTCTGGTACCGAGCACCTGAACTTCTACTAGGCGCAAAACAATACTCGACGGGTGTTGATATGTGGTCTGTCGGCTGTATCTTTGCAGAGATGTGCGTTCGAAAGCCGCTATTTCCTGGTGACTctgagattgatgagatctTTAAAATCTTCCG CACATTGGGTACTCCTACGGAAGACGTTTGGCCTGGAGTTACCTCGTACCGTGATTTCAAGTCCTCGTTTCCTAAGTGGCAACGTAACTACGATCAGGCTCTCTGCAATAACCTCAACAAAGCAGGGCTCGAACTTCTCGATATGACGCTGATCTACAATCCGGCTGGACGCATTTCGGCTAAACAGGCCTGCAACCACCCTTACTTTGAAGGCTTTGTTGCGTAG
- a CDS encoding hypothetical protein (At least one base has a quality score < 10) — MEARSEAIRAPAMSLRSRSPTQRYYGATSVCSITPRDSTLHTSKDNSIFQSFGKDFKISIGLKECARRILRLNTLPSQATSKKKLQGDPQHGHPNCTANERVTLNQHTGGLNCASSATTPSCTAIVTTDGGHVQGGGAKIQQQSRPALHVFGHRRSAEKQPLFKTVHFGPDLEYVRYFSSADKPLTIDTSSSFVSKDPLLDERITNQQVASSPQWEIFTPNFPDEDSTRKSMDVRVQRLYFSSRRMALYVLIVVANLAFEKSIICRFTRDYWKTVSEAPAQYYRAPISRNGQNYYKFVVGIRLFDADELDSSPLFFCVRYIVNGQEYWDDNSGVNFEVDFRRKLH, encoded by the coding sequence ATGGAGGCAAGATCAGAAGCCATAAGAGCCCCGGCAATGTCACTACGATCGCGTAGTCCAACCCAACGATATTATGGTGCGACGTCAGTTTGTTCGATCACTCCAAGAGATTCAACGTTACATACCTCCAAAGATAATAGTATCTTCCAATCTTTTGGCAAGGATTTTAAGATTTCAATAGGCTTGAAAGAATGCGCCAGGCGGATTTTGCGATTAAATACCCTGCCATCACAAGCCACTTCGAAAAAGAAGCTCCAGGGCGACCCTCAACATGGGCATCCCAATTGTACTGCAAACGAAAGGGTCACATTGAATCAACACACTGGAGGACTGAACTGTGCTTCCTCTGCGACGACGCCCAGTTGCACGGCGATTGTTACAACTGATGGAGGTCACGTCCAAGGAGGGGGAGCAAAGATACAGCAACAGTCACGTCCGGCTCTGCATGTATTCGGTCATCGTCGTAGCGCCGAAAAGCAGCCTTTGTTCAAGACTGTTCATTTTGGCCCAGATTTGGAGTATGTACGCTACTTTTCGAGCGCCGACAAACCACTGACAATCGACACAAGTTCATCATTTGTGAGCAAGGATCCACTCTTGGATGAAAGGATAACCAACCAGCAAGTAGCCTCGTCGCCTCAATGGGAAATCTTTACACCTAACTTCCCCGATGAGGATTCGACGCGAAAGTCGATGGATGTCAGAGTCCAAAGACTCTATTTCTCTAGTCGTCGCATGGCTCTCTATGTCCTTATCGTGGTAGCCAACTTGGCCTTTGAAAAATCTATCATTTGCCGTTTTACGCGAGATTATTGGAAAACGGTCTCCGAAGCCCCAGCGCAGTATTATCGTGCTCCAATCTCTAGGAATGGGcaaaattactataaattTGTTGTTGGCATTAGGCTCTTTGATGCGGATGAGCTTGACTCGAGccctttgttcttttgtGTGCGATATATCGTCAATGGTCAGGAATATTGGGATGATAACTCAGGAGTCAACTTCGAGGTTGATTTCAGAAGAAAGCTTCACTAG
- a CDS encoding hypothetical protein (At least one base has a quality score < 10), producing MAWSLLLITRNKTLCFRLSRTVDSFDSPPFTVAANDPTGAPNIPPEAGRGDDFEPFNLEYRDFQINPLPQQPLELFQLFVPISLVQSWVEYTEDWAFFCADNGIKDSWNTHLSDHSRLHAWEGISTATAYVWLGVLIYLGIHREISLKGHWEAPRLGDQRPLHSIIKFMPLRRFQLITRYFRTFDHTNLDLSDERDLPKTFQAAEEWSEHIQRVSIELYLPGTNLTVDECMVPFTGRSKETTLVKGKPTPVGFKIWVIAQQGYFLQWLWHVKASPVTAVTVKLEAPTPYGKKGKIRTEIPLSNTQSVVVNLLKRLITQTHHVFTDNLFSSPQLFRLLRQLGYGATGTARPNCGITTEIKQIKETGKLPNGKQLLLNRVYLIPTKDKQVFQIAWKDSSVVLFLSTMHGITPLNRTPKERKLPAERGTKAEAQRLKEVFNGDQARIIPIPSVAAQYNDEMNHVDRGDQIRSYTSYQHRFRRGPWQALLWSFLLDVALANSFILQKKTRQPHWKPYSTLQDWKEPIYNAIFNKYGTDSGIRKRCRTGKEEDSENLEARQIHLQRDINHIRRGKNSDCLACKGFRQGQP from the exons ATGGCTTGGTCACTTTTGCTCATCACACGTAACAAAACCTTGTGCTTCCGATTGTCGAGAACGGTCGACAG CTTTGATAGCCCGCCTTTTACGGTAGCTGCTAATGACCCCACCGGCGCACCTAACATTCCGCCCGAAGCGGGCCGCGGTGATGATTTTGAACCTTTTAACCTAGAATATCGTGATTTTCAGATCAACCCTCTGCCCCAGCAACCACTTGAATTATTCCAGCTTTTCGTGCCTATTTCCCTTGTACAGTCATGGGTCGAATACACCGAAGACTGGGCTTTTTTTTGCGCTGATAATGGCATCAAAGATAGCTGGAATACCCACCTTTCCGACCATTCGCGGTTGCACGCTTGGGAAGGCATCTCCACCGCAACGGCTTATGTATGGCTTGGGGTCCTTATTTACCTAGGAATCCATAGGGAAATATCCCTCAAGGGCCATTGGGAGGCCCCTAGGCTAGGAGATCAGCGCCCTCTTCACTcgatcatcaagttcatgccgTTACGGAGGTTCCAGCTGATCACACGGTATTTCCGCACTTTTGATCACACCAATCTCGATTTAAGCGATGAGAGGGATCTTCCAAAGACCTTCCAagcggctgaagagtggtctgaGCATATACAAAGGGTGTCTATCGAGCTCTATCTTCCAGGGACTAATCTGACTGTAGATGAGTGCATGGTGCCGTTTACGGGCagatcaaaagagacaacGCTCGTCAAGGGAAAGCCCACGCCAGTGGGGTTCAAAATCTGGGTTATTGCGCAACAGGGCTACTTTCTgcagtggctttggcatgTGAAGGCATCACCAGTTACGGCTGTAACGGTCAAGCTAGAGGCACCAACGCCGTACggcaagaagggaaagatACGGACCGAGATCCCTCTTAGCAATACACAGAGCGTCGTGGTTAACCTATTGAAAAGGCTGATAACGCAGACGCATCACGTCTTCACggataacctcttctcatcgcCGCAGCTATTCCGCCTACTTCGGCAGCTTGGATACGGGGCTACAGGCACAGCACGCCCTAATTGCGGTATCACCACCGAGATAAAGCAGATAAAGGAGACCGGGAAGCTTCCTAACGGCAAGCAGCTGTTACTTAATAGGGTATATTTGATCCCGACGAAGGATAAACAG GTCTTTCAAATCGCCTGGAAAGATAGCTCTGTGGtgctcttcctttcaacTATGCACGGCATAACCCCTCTTAACCGCACACCAAAAGAGAGGAAGTTGCCCGCCGAAAGAGGCACAAAGGCAGAGGCACAACGCCTAAAGGAGGTCTTCAATGGAGATCAGGCTAGGATAATCCCTATTCCTTCTGTTGCCGCTCAGTATaacgatgaaatgaatcacGTAGATCGCGGCGATCAGATAAGATCCTATACCTCATATCAGCATCGTTTCCGGCGCGGTCCTTGGCAGGCGTTGCTTTGGTCTTTCCTCCTTGACGTTGcacttgcgaatagcttcattttgcagaagaagacccgGCAGCCGCATTGGAAGCCCTATAGCACGCTTCAAGACTGGAAAGAGCCTATTTATAACGCCATTTTCAACAAGTACGGCACCGATAGCGGCATAAGGAAGAGATGCCGTACagggaaggaagaagacagcGAGAATCTTGAAGCACGGCAAATTCACCTacaaagagatatcaatcatATCCGTAGAGGCAAAAATTCCGACTGCCTAGCTTGCAAAGGCTTCCGGCAAGGGCAGCCTTGA
- a CDS encoding hypothetical protein (At least one base has a quality score < 10) translates to MEARSEAIRAPAMSLRSRSPTQRYYGATSVCSITPRDSTLHTSKDNSIFQSFGKDFKISIGLKECARRILRLNTLPSQATSKKKLQGDPQHGHPNCTANERVTLNQHTGGLNCASSATTPSCTAIVTTDGGHVQGGGAKIQQQSRPALHVFGHRRSAEKQPLFKTVHFGPDLEYVRYFSSADKPLTIDTSSSFVSKDPLLDERITNQIRRESRWMSESKDSISLVVAWLSMSLSW, encoded by the exons ATGGAGGCAAGATCAGAAGCCATAAGAGCCCCGGCAATGTCACTACGATCGCGTAGTCCAACCCAACGATATTATGGTGCGACGTCAGTTTGTTCGATCACTCCAAGAGATTCAACGTTACATACCTCCAAAGATAATAGTATCTTCCAATCTTTTGGCAAGGATTTTAAGATTTCAATAGGCTTGAAAGAATGCGCCAGGCGGATTTTGCGATTAAATACCCTGCCATCACAAGCCACTTCGAAAAAGAAGCTCCAGGGCGACCCTCAACATGGGCATCCCAATTGTACTGCAAACGAAAGGGTCACATTGAATCAACACACTGGAGGACTGAACTGTGCTTCCTCTGCGACGACGCCCAGTTGCACGGCGATTGTTACAACTGATGGAGGTCACGTCCAAGGAGGGGGAGCAAAGATACAGCAACAGTCACGTCCGGCTCTGCATGTATTCGGTCATCGTCGTAGCGCCGAAAAGCAGCCTTTGTTCAAGACTGTTCATTTTGGCCCAGATTTGGAGTATGTACGCTACTTTTCGAGCGCCGACAAACCACTGACAATCGACACAAGTTCATCATTTGTGAGCAAGGATCCACTCTTGGATGAAAGGATAACCAACCA GATTCGACGCGAAAGTCGATGGATGTCAGAGTCCAAAGACTCTATTTCTCTAGTCGTCGCATGGCTCTCTATGTCCTTATCGTGGTAG